A window of Haliscomenobacter hydrossis DSM 1100 contains these coding sequences:
- a CDS encoding NAD(P)/FAD-dependent oxidoreductase has translation MHIAIIGNGISGITAARVLRQLSDSCQITVISAESDYFFSRTALMYVYMGHLRFQDTQPYETWFWKKNRITLKKVQIQSIDTASKSLLCNSGEHITYDKLIIATGSKSNKFDWPGQNLQNVHGLYSLQDLESMERGSAGLQRAVIVGGGLIGIEMAEMFHSRHIPVTFLVRESSFWNVTLPPEESAMINRHIREYGIDLRLNTELKEIVDDGTGSVAAVLTNTGERIDCGYVGLTVGVSPNIDFLPGSGIATKRGVLVNDFLQTNLPDVYAIGDCAELQNPAPGRRAIEPVWYTGRMMGETVAHNISGKTTAYQPGIWFNSAKFFDIEYQVYGMVPPQIPGDQSSMYWEHPDGKKSIRIVYDNATSAVLGFNLMGIRYRQEVCERWISENTSLEAVLQNLSLANFDPEFYDQYEPALLEQYAQQTGKKLALRKKRGLSGVIQFLGAITKWQ, from the coding sequence ATGCATATAGCCATCATCGGCAACGGCATCAGTGGCATTACGGCAGCACGGGTTTTGCGACAGTTGAGTGATAGCTGCCAAATCACCGTCATCTCCGCTGAATCGGATTATTTCTTTTCACGCACAGCGCTGATGTACGTTTACATGGGGCATTTGCGGTTTCAGGATACCCAACCTTATGAAACCTGGTTTTGGAAAAAAAACCGCATTACATTAAAAAAAGTGCAGATTCAATCCATTGATACGGCGTCCAAAAGTCTGTTGTGCAACTCTGGAGAACACATCACCTACGACAAGCTCATCATTGCCACAGGCTCCAAATCGAATAAATTTGATTGGCCTGGGCAAAACTTGCAAAACGTACATGGCCTATACAGCCTGCAAGACCTGGAGTCCATGGAACGTGGTAGCGCTGGATTGCAGCGCGCCGTAATTGTAGGTGGTGGATTGATTGGCATTGAAATGGCCGAAATGTTTCATTCCCGGCACATTCCGGTGACCTTTTTGGTGCGTGAGTCCAGTTTTTGGAATGTCACCTTGCCTCCCGAAGAATCCGCTATGATCAACCGCCACATTCGGGAGTATGGCATTGACTTGCGCTTGAATACGGAGTTGAAAGAGATCGTAGACGACGGAACCGGTAGCGTTGCGGCCGTGCTCACCAACACGGGTGAGCGTATCGATTGTGGCTACGTTGGGCTTACTGTGGGCGTAAGTCCCAACATCGATTTTTTACCAGGCAGTGGCATTGCCACCAAACGAGGGGTGCTGGTCAACGATTTTTTGCAAACCAACCTACCCGATGTATATGCCATCGGCGATTGTGCCGAACTGCAAAACCCTGCCCCTGGCCGTCGCGCCATTGAACCCGTGTGGTATACCGGGCGCATGATGGGGGAAACGGTTGCCCACAACATCAGTGGAAAAACCACTGCCTATCAACCCGGCATCTGGTTTAACTCCGCCAAATTTTTTGACATCGAGTACCAGGTATACGGCATGGTACCGCCCCAAATACCCGGCGACCAATCCAGCATGTATTGGGAACACCCCGATGGAAAAAAGAGCATCCGCATCGTGTACGATAACGCAACAAGTGCAGTGCTGGGTTTTAACCTGATGGGCATCCGTTACCGTCAAGAAGTATGCGAGCGCTGGATCAGTGAAAATACATCGCTCGAAGCGGTATTGCAAAACCTGAGCCTGGCCAACTTTGACCCCGAGTTTTATGACCAATACGAACCAGCGCTGCTGGAACAATACGCGCAGCAAACAGGCAAAAAGCTGGCTTTGCGCAAAAAACGCGGCCTTTCAGGCGTGATTCAATTTTTAGGTGCGATTACAAAATGGCAATGA
- a CDS encoding DUF3368 domain-containing protein: MGLLRKIFSEINIPQAVYKELLLLKDYGIEVSIFSASWIKVSSPTDSSILNDLKDILDNGEAEAIALSLELKADLLIIDEKKGREVAKSFNLMFTGIGGVLIRAKALGVILEVKTYLQRIRTEGGFYLSEKALKTILQAAGEEL; encoded by the coding sequence TTGGGGCTTCTGCGTAAAATTTTCAGTGAAATAAATATTCCTCAAGCGGTTTACAAAGAGTTATTGCTTCTCAAGGATTATGGAATTGAGGTAAGTATATTTTCGGCTTCATGGATCAAAGTTTCTTCCCCCACCGATTCATCAATTTTGAACGACTTAAAAGATATTTTGGACAATGGAGAGGCAGAAGCCATCGCCCTCTCTTTGGAATTAAAAGCTGATTTGTTGATCATAGACGAGAAAAAAGGACGAGAGGTTGCTAAGTCCTTTAACCTAATGTTCACAGGAATTGGAGGCGTGCTGATAAGAGCTAAAGCATTGGGTGTTATTCTTGAAGTGAAAACTTATTTGCAACGCATAAGAACTGAAGGAGGCTTTTATTTGAGTGAAAAGGCTTTGAAAACTATTTTGCAGGCGGCTGGAGAAGAGCTTTGA
- a CDS encoding UPF0175 family protein: MSVTPLSVVIPNGILESIGKDEQEIKLELAVFFYKEFHLSSSKAAEFAGISRIAFWKELGKREIPLNYDEEDARHDVETMLEFNAKFAEL, from the coding sequence ATGTCTGTAACGCCACTGTCAGTAGTTATCCCCAATGGAATTCTTGAGAGCATCGGTAAAGATGAACAAGAAATTAAGCTTGAATTGGCGGTTTTTTTCTATAAAGAGTTTCATCTATCTTCTTCAAAAGCAGCTGAATTTGCAGGAATCTCTAGAATTGCTTTTTGGAAAGAGTTAGGCAAGCGGGAAATTCCTTTGAATTACGATGAGGAAGATGCTCGGCATGATGTGGAAACAATGCTTGAGTTTAACGCCAAATTTGCTGAGCTTTAA
- a CDS encoding Pycsar system effector family protein has translation MAKSAIIIATEQFVTDLLTTKLDSKICYHNLQHTLSVRNSAVQIASLSGVNAEEQELIELACLLHDVGITEVYQNHEPASARIGARFLREQGYPEDKIKIVEACIVVTNPAALPTGLLQEIVRDADYGHLGSADYSEQLDNLRLEWKDVLERWEEDKEWYQLNLDFIKKHDYYTPAAKMMFVAMKELNRKKLKKWVKEGRKSAGNSAASRVSIVESRSAQMIFKTALRNHMDLSNLADNKANFMITINAGIIGVGTPLLAGLLKEHPEYFIPFIMLLGSCLPSMVFAVLATVPVKMQGLTDMESIKSGRSNLFFFGNFYSMSYEDYKLGIQEVTSREENLEDSIMRDLFFLGKSLGRKYRQLRICYIIFLIGMVASVGVFGVQYLFYFMQQ, from the coding sequence ATGGCCAAAAGTGCAATCATTATAGCTACAGAACAGTTTGTCACCGACTTGTTGACCACCAAATTGGACAGTAAGATCTGTTACCACAATCTACAGCATACCCTTTCCGTGCGCAATTCAGCAGTGCAGATCGCTTCTTTAAGTGGCGTGAATGCTGAAGAACAAGAACTTATAGAATTGGCTTGCCTGCTTCACGATGTCGGTATTACAGAAGTGTACCAGAACCATGAGCCAGCCAGCGCCCGCATTGGCGCTCGATTTTTGAGAGAACAGGGTTATCCTGAAGACAAAATCAAGATCGTGGAGGCTTGTATTGTCGTGACCAACCCGGCAGCGCTTCCCACGGGTTTATTGCAAGAAATAGTCCGGGATGCCGATTACGGCCATCTGGGCAGTGCTGATTATAGTGAACAACTGGATAATTTACGCCTGGAGTGGAAAGATGTACTCGAACGTTGGGAAGAAGACAAGGAGTGGTATCAATTGAACCTGGATTTTATCAAAAAACACGATTATTATACCCCCGCCGCAAAAATGATGTTTGTGGCAATGAAAGAGTTGAACCGCAAAAAGCTGAAGAAGTGGGTAAAAGAGGGCCGCAAATCAGCGGGTAATTCTGCAGCTAGCCGTGTTTCCATCGTTGAAAGCCGCAGCGCACAGATGATCTTCAAAACGGCTCTGCGGAACCACATGGATCTGAGTAATTTGGCGGACAACAAGGCCAACTTCATGATCACCATCAACGCGGGCATCATTGGCGTGGGTACTCCACTGCTGGCTGGTTTACTCAAGGAACACCCGGAATACTTCATCCCTTTTATCATGCTACTGGGGTCTTGCCTGCCTTCTATGGTTTTTGCTGTTCTGGCTACAGTCCCCGTGAAAATGCAAGGCTTAACCGATATGGAGAGCATCAAATCCGGGCGTTCCAACCTGTTCTTTTTTGGCAACTTTTACAGCATGAGCTATGAAGACTATAAACTAGGCATTCAGGAAGTAACTTCCAGGGAGGAAAATCTGGAGGATTCCATCATGCGGGATTTGTTTTTCTTGGGTAAGTCTTTAGGCAGAAAATACCGCCAGCTCCGCATTTGTTACATCATTTTTTTGATTGGAATGGTGGCTTCCGTCGGGGTATTTGGAGTGCAATACCTTTTTTACTTTATGCAACAATAG
- a CDS encoding ATP-binding protein, with the protein MQQLIGRIEEQKSLKNLLQSPEAELVAITGRRRVGKTFLVTQCYQAQIVFDLVGIQDGALNVQLQNFADQFSAYSQSEHPISTPHSWAEAFKILRIFLQKRLSSTEKKVVFFDELPWLATQKSSFLQAFGYFWNSWASRQNLIIVICGSAASWMIQRVVNDTGGLHNRITKRLHLEPFTLSETEAYLKTRHHSFSRYQITELYMAMGGIPHYLKELNSAYSIVQNIDRICFAKQGLLSDEFNRLYFSLFTHAERHIQVVRTLASKKQGMTRSELAQQAKLEANGGLTKVLNDLIQSGFVAEYYPFDKKKKEKIYRVCDEYSLFYLQFVEQNRFQGGNIWQHLSQTAGYKTWTGYAFENICLKHIERIKQAMSIAGIYSRAASFYKKSTNTEQGLQIDLVLERNDHTINLFEVKFYNQVFTLSKEYADHLRQVMGRFQELTATKKHVAWVLISTFGLVENMHSRGLVSQALSLDDLF; encoded by the coding sequence ATGCAACAACTCATTGGCAGAATCGAGGAGCAAAAATCATTAAAAAACCTACTGCAATCACCAGAAGCAGAGTTGGTTGCGATAACGGGCCGGCGGCGTGTTGGCAAAACGTTTTTAGTGACGCAATGTTACCAAGCCCAAATTGTTTTTGATCTGGTGGGTATACAGGATGGCGCTTTGAATGTACAGTTGCAAAACTTTGCTGACCAGTTTTCGGCGTATTCACAAAGTGAGCACCCGATTAGTACGCCTCATAGTTGGGCCGAAGCCTTTAAAATTTTGCGCATTTTTCTCCAAAAAAGACTCTCATCAACCGAAAAGAAAGTCGTATTTTTTGATGAACTGCCTTGGTTGGCCACCCAAAAATCAAGTTTTTTACAAGCCTTTGGGTATTTTTGGAACAGTTGGGCTTCTCGTCAGAATTTAATCATTGTGATTTGTGGCTCTGCCGCCTCCTGGATGATTCAGCGCGTTGTGAATGACACCGGTGGTTTGCACAATCGCATCACCAAACGCCTGCACCTGGAGCCTTTCACCCTGAGCGAAACCGAAGCTTACTTAAAAACGCGCCATCATTCCTTTAGCCGCTACCAAATCACCGAATTGTACATGGCAATGGGTGGCATTCCTCATTATTTAAAAGAGCTCAATTCAGCCTACAGCATTGTTCAAAATATTGACCGCATTTGTTTTGCTAAACAGGGCTTGCTGAGCGATGAATTCAATCGGCTTTATTTTTCGCTATTTACCCATGCAGAAAGACACATCCAAGTGGTGCGTACTTTGGCCAGCAAAAAACAAGGCATGACGCGTAGCGAGTTAGCACAGCAGGCGAAATTAGAAGCAAATGGTGGTTTGACCAAAGTGTTGAATGATTTAATCCAATCTGGTTTTGTTGCTGAATATTACCCTTTTGACAAAAAGAAAAAAGAAAAAATTTACCGGGTCTGCGATGAGTATTCCTTATTTTATCTTCAATTTGTGGAGCAAAATCGCTTTCAAGGGGGCAATATCTGGCAGCATTTGAGCCAAACTGCGGGCTATAAAACCTGGACGGGTTATGCGTTTGAAAACATTTGCCTTAAACACATTGAGCGCATCAAACAAGCGATGAGTATAGCAGGGATTTACAGTCGGGCAGCATCGTTTTACAAAAAAAGCACCAATACTGAGCAAGGCCTGCAAATCGACCTCGTCCTCGAACGCAATGACCATACGATCAACCTGTTTGAAGTCAAATTTTACAACCAGGTTTTTACCCTGAGCAAAGAATATGCCGATCACCTACGTCAAGTGATGGGGCGTTTTCAAGAGCTTACGGCTACTAAAAAACACGTGGCCTGGGTTTTAATCTCCACTTTTGGCCTGGTAGAGAATATGCATTCGCGGGGTTTGGTGAGTCAGGCTTTGAGTTTGGATGATTTGTTTTGA
- a CDS encoding OmpA family protein, with protein MQIKLMFSNHARKSAAFFMLSLLLLHSFSCNRTAQGTAIGAAAGALVGVLIAKGSDNAKGILIGATVGGIAGAIIGSYMDKHARKLKEDLGKSAEVERVGESILVTFDSGIMFDVDSYALKAATRANLDKAAETMKEYDKTEIIVMGHTDATGSDEYNQKLSENRAAAVSSFLQQNGVTASRLTKKGFGEQKPVASNTSVSGREQNRRVEIAIVASKALVESAKKGEK; from the coding sequence ATGCAGATCAAGCTCATGTTTTCTAACCATGCACGCAAATCAGCGGCATTCTTTATGCTTTCTTTACTCTTGTTGCACTCCTTTTCCTGCAACCGTACGGCCCAGGGTACCGCCATTGGTGCCGCTGCTGGAGCGCTGGTAGGTGTGCTCATCGCCAAAGGCAGCGACAACGCCAAAGGTATCCTGATCGGAGCAACCGTTGGGGGAATCGCCGGAGCCATCATCGGCAGTTATATGGACAAACACGCCAGAAAATTGAAAGAGGATTTGGGCAAAAGTGCCGAGGTAGAACGGGTTGGAGAATCCATCCTGGTGACTTTTGACTCGGGCATCATGTTTGATGTCGACTCTTATGCGCTCAAGGCTGCCACCCGCGCCAACCTCGATAAAGCCGCCGAAACCATGAAGGAGTACGACAAAACGGAAATCATCGTCATGGGCCATACGGACGCTACTGGTAGCGATGAGTACAACCAAAAACTCTCCGAAAACCGAGCTGCCGCCGTTTCGAGCTTCTTACAGCAAAACGGGGTGACCGCCAGCCGCCTGACCAAGAAAGGTTTTGGCGAACAAAAACCCGTTGCTTCCAATACCTCCGTATCTGGACGCGAACAAAACCGCCGGGTAGAAATTGCGATTGTTGCCAGCAAGGCTTTGGTAGAATCGGCGAAGAAGGGGGAGAAATAG
- a CDS encoding NACHT domain-containing protein: protein MIQNWTERSQVLIVVLIISIVTIFLGWSFGGWLLTAGLIFTVISIITLARHVWLSDKSNLLVRMAWIALLGAATANTWLGWNLVINIILQFFPHFKIPLNSPDPVMLGFLLIVTIIIFNSTKEKDKQTTAQKPIDKLVEGLTIKQKWENVCEGLKAQIRDIDRDTNWSNEYYTPLDAEVEMKTSKGIKRVIADLLGAIKKSNDRLFLLIGEPGSGKSVALRKLCLDLLKDSVKKEYIPIYVNLKEWESDKDWSKNPPTWQDLEAFVKESLQNKDRHLADFFEKYYDVLDENGNLFFVLDSFDEIPQVLGTNANSKLITDLTKVCREFLVGAKQPRSRGILASREHRMPHEEYLDNCTILRVRPFTHEKIELTLTQAGKMGADAVAQLFRSRPDLTPILRNPFMTSLLQSYLANNESQLPQNQAELYANYIKKSIQQAQKRLGKESISFEEIHEQAVKMATAIFSSDSLQAPLEELRQVAAHPKFDDIIQVLRFTRIARGNINSGNLFSFSHRRLYEYFVVCDWVNSPEFEVPIDSIPTDSKWRDALILYCGVAPLNQVKKIVSQCTIEVFNAESLKNIRAKHSLKFLAEALRGRTECLEDYKDEFGHLILKEIHQDNNPIVIISAVEALGILDKKYIDQGAFIAFGLWDSYINEVALRSCRHLDSISDYLEEMIILTIDNRFSNRKKQMWKTSLLLSSSNAIKIGMSSRELLFSLSLSEAFKNIKHIVLWKQKEEWMLLFNSIMLVLFLILGMIFMTILEFFPKTLEKYAYFMIYSFCISIGLVFINFMVVEPILRKKHFAKKNKFINTIPFFPTIDFMISRKGALMSTVVILIMAIISSLVSIFYNISFLYSIHFVAIGIMLLATPFLMAAIYFITKEYIRKTKNFNAIDYSKLNQREYIAHVLQTNDWYFYQIEIIAYVENNINEAYGEFPIGFLKVGQGSLMSRLIHLEEKWREVEEKKQSL from the coding sequence ATGATTCAAAATTGGACAGAAAGAAGTCAGGTTCTTATAGTTGTGTTGATTATCAGCATTGTTACAATTTTCCTTGGATGGTCCTTTGGAGGTTGGCTATTAACAGCAGGCTTGATTTTTACCGTTATCTCTATCATCACTTTAGCAAGGCATGTTTGGCTTTCGGATAAGTCTAATTTGCTAGTAAGAATGGCATGGATAGCGCTACTTGGTGCTGCCACAGCCAATACATGGCTAGGTTGGAATCTTGTTATCAATATCATCTTGCAGTTCTTCCCTCATTTCAAGATTCCATTAAACAGTCCAGATCCAGTTATGCTAGGATTCTTGCTTATTGTGACCATTATTATATTCAATTCCACAAAAGAGAAGGACAAGCAAACTACTGCTCAAAAACCAATTGATAAATTAGTCGAAGGCCTAACCATTAAACAAAAGTGGGAAAATGTTTGTGAAGGTTTAAAAGCTCAAATTCGTGATATCGACCGAGATACCAACTGGAGCAACGAATATTATACTCCTCTTGATGCCGAGGTGGAAATGAAAACCAGTAAAGGCATCAAAAGAGTTATCGCTGATTTGCTAGGTGCAATCAAAAAATCCAATGACCGATTATTTCTATTGATTGGAGAACCAGGTTCTGGTAAAAGTGTTGCCCTCCGAAAACTATGCTTAGACTTATTAAAGGACTCAGTTAAAAAAGAATACATCCCTATTTATGTCAACCTAAAAGAGTGGGAAAGTGACAAGGATTGGAGCAAAAATCCACCAACTTGGCAGGATTTAGAGGCATTCGTAAAAGAAAGTTTACAAAACAAAGATCGCCATTTGGCTGATTTTTTTGAGAAATATTATGATGTGCTGGATGAAAATGGCAATCTCTTTTTCGTACTTGACTCTTTTGATGAAATCCCTCAAGTACTAGGGACAAATGCTAACTCAAAACTCATTACTGACTTAACAAAAGTGTGTCGAGAATTTTTAGTCGGTGCCAAACAGCCCCGATCTAGAGGCATTCTGGCCTCCAGAGAGCACCGCATGCCCCATGAAGAATACCTTGACAATTGTACTATTTTAAGGGTTCGGCCATTTACGCACGAAAAAATTGAACTAACCCTAACCCAAGCAGGAAAAATGGGGGCAGATGCCGTAGCCCAATTGTTTCGGTCACGGCCTGATCTCACCCCAATTCTACGTAATCCTTTTATGACCTCTTTGCTGCAAAGCTATCTGGCCAACAATGAAAGTCAACTTCCTCAAAATCAAGCTGAGCTTTATGCAAATTACATTAAAAAGTCTATCCAACAGGCTCAGAAGCGTTTAGGAAAAGAATCCATTTCTTTTGAGGAAATACATGAGCAAGCTGTGAAAATGGCTACAGCAATTTTTTCTTCGGATAGCCTGCAAGCACCCTTAGAAGAGCTGCGACAAGTTGCAGCGCATCCTAAATTTGATGACATCATTCAAGTGCTGCGTTTTACTAGAATTGCTCGGGGAAATATAAATTCTGGCAATTTATTTAGTTTCTCTCATCGACGGCTTTACGAGTATTTCGTTGTTTGCGATTGGGTGAATAGCCCTGAATTTGAAGTTCCAATTGATAGTATTCCAACTGACTCAAAATGGAGAGATGCTTTAATTCTGTATTGTGGTGTCGCTCCACTTAACCAAGTAAAAAAGATTGTTTCTCAATGCACCATAGAAGTTTTCAATGCTGAAAGTTTGAAAAACATAAGAGCTAAACACTCTTTGAAATTTTTAGCTGAAGCTCTTAGAGGAAGAACAGAATGTTTGGAGGATTACAAAGATGAATTTGGTCATTTGATTCTGAAAGAAATTCATCAAGATAATAATCCCATTGTTATAATAAGTGCAGTAGAGGCACTAGGAATTTTAGATAAAAAATACATTGATCAAGGAGCTTTCATTGCCTTTGGTTTGTGGGATTCTTACATCAATGAAGTAGCATTACGTAGTTGTAGACATTTAGATTCTATAAGTGACTATCTAGAAGAGATGATAATTTTAACCATAGATAACCGTTTTTCAAATCGAAAAAAGCAAATGTGGAAAACTTCACTACTACTATCTTCTTCTAATGCAATAAAAATTGGTATGTCATCCAGAGAACTACTCTTTTCTTTGTCTCTTTCAGAGGCTTTCAAAAACATAAAACATATTGTTCTATGGAAACAAAAAGAAGAATGGATGCTTTTATTCAATAGTATTATGTTAGTCCTATTTTTGATTTTGGGCATGATCTTCATGACAATCCTTGAATTCTTTCCTAAGACACTAGAAAAATATGCCTATTTTATGATTTACTCTTTTTGTATATCTATAGGTCTTGTTTTTATTAACTTCATGGTAGTAGAGCCAATTCTAAGAAAAAAACATTTTGCTAAAAAAAACAAATTTATCAACACGATTCCCTTCTTTCCAACTATTGACTTTATGATTTCAAGAAAAGGGGCGTTAATGTCAACTGTTGTTATTTTGATTATGGCTATTATATCTTCCTTAGTCTCTATTTTTTATAACATTTCTTTTCTTTATTCAATTCATTTTGTAGCAATCGGGATTATGCTTTTAGCTACACCTTTTTTAATGGCCGCAATTTATTTTATCACTAAGGAATATATAAGAAAAACCAAAAATTTCAATGCGATCGACTACAGCAAATTAAATCAAAGAGAATACATAGCTCATGTTCTTCAAACAAATGACTGGTATTTTTATCAAATAGAAATTATCGCCTATGTAGAAAACAATATAAATGAGGCGTATGGAGAATTTCCGATTGGCTTCCTAAAAGTAGGCCAAGGATCCTTAATGAGCCGCCTCATTCATTTAGAAGAAAAATGGCGCGAAGTTGAAGAAAAAAAACAGAGTCTATGA
- a CDS encoding 4Fe-4S dicluster domain-containing protein yields the protein MEPNMSIINTNAAHNGLNGGQKAGVLLGSTGLLLLLLSTFGVQFPASFGMLILALAATAGGILLYAWHTYTGLPIGIKNNQLWFLSISNRGLWGMISAVLITGFYVVLYFMPHYLGQGAAGAANTGLIAFFDPLSQALKKQPASQWFVYGVLYTLGILAMGIKFIWKYRHNRYQVIRTCSVMFFQTGIAFLLPEFMQRLNQPYYDFKNMWPLDYDFFEKGQMDYLLNSGGVGLFMIVFGVAMIFIISPVLTYFYGKRWYCSWVCGCGGLAETVGDPFRQLSDKSLRAWKIERWLIHSVLVFVVVMTVAVLFAIFHENPAGYYVTRDLFLGLVLCIFIGLGLLLWLRPQYLKMVSRQVKIAATVIMALIIGLTCLAYFLKSPNVFFIPADWLKAWYGFFIGAIFSGVIGVGFYPLMGSRVWCRFGCPMAAILGLQQKFFSRFRITTNGGQCISCGNCSTYCEMGIDVRAYAQRGQDIVRASCVGCGICAAVCPRGVLRLENSALDLHTRAEAVRVIRIDVDKGVALSE from the coding sequence ATGGAACCCAATATGTCGATCATCAATACTAATGCTGCTCATAATGGGCTCAATGGAGGGCAAAAAGCGGGTGTCTTGTTGGGCAGTACCGGGCTGCTTTTACTCTTGTTGAGTACTTTTGGCGTGCAGTTTCCGGCCTCATTTGGAATGTTGATCCTGGCTCTGGCGGCTACTGCCGGAGGAATTCTGCTCTACGCCTGGCATACCTATACTGGCCTGCCCATAGGCATCAAAAACAATCAGCTTTGGTTCCTATCCATTTCCAATCGCGGGCTATGGGGCATGATCAGCGCTGTGCTGATTACGGGCTTTTATGTGGTGCTCTATTTTATGCCCCATTACCTGGGTCAAGGTGCCGCTGGCGCAGCAAATACGGGTTTAATTGCTTTTTTTGACCCATTGAGCCAGGCCCTGAAAAAACAACCCGCCAGCCAGTGGTTTGTGTACGGGGTGTTGTATACGCTGGGAATTCTGGCGATGGGCATCAAGTTCATCTGGAAATATCGGCACAACCGCTATCAAGTCATCCGCACTTGTTCTGTGATGTTTTTCCAAACGGGCATCGCTTTTTTGCTCCCTGAATTCATGCAACGCCTCAACCAGCCTTATTACGATTTCAAAAACATGTGGCCACTGGACTACGATTTTTTTGAAAAGGGACAAATGGATTATTTGCTGAATTCGGGTGGAGTGGGCTTGTTTATGATTGTATTTGGCGTGGCCATGATCTTCATCATTTCACCGGTATTGACTTATTTTTACGGCAAACGTTGGTACTGTTCCTGGGTTTGTGGATGTGGCGGTTTGGCCGAAACGGTAGGCGACCCTTTTCGGCAATTGAGTGACAAATCCCTGCGGGCCTGGAAGATTGAACGTTGGCTGATCCATAGTGTTTTGGTCTTTGTGGTGGTGATGACAGTGGCCGTGCTTTTTGCCATTTTTCACGAAAATCCAGCTGGCTACTACGTTACGAGGGACTTGTTCCTGGGTTTGGTGCTGTGCATTTTTATTGGATTGGGTTTGTTACTTTGGTTGCGGCCACAGTACCTGAAGATGGTTTCGCGGCAAGTGAAAATCGCGGCTACGGTTATTATGGCACTCATCATTGGATTGACCTGCCTGGCCTATTTCTTAAAAAGCCCCAATGTATTTTTCATCCCAGCGGATTGGCTCAAGGCCTGGTACGGTTTTTTTATTGGGGCTATTTTTTCGGGGGTGATTGGGGTAGGATTTTATCCGCTGATGGGCAGTAGGGTATGGTGCCGTTTTGGGTGTCCGATGGCGGCCATCTTGGGCTTGCAGCAAAAGTTTTTTAGTCGCTTTCGCATCACCACCAACGGGGGGCAATGTATTTCATGTGGCAACTGCTCCACTTATTGCGAAATGGGGATCGACGTGCGGGCTTACGCCCAACGCGGACAGGATATTGTGCGAGCCTCTTGTGTAGGCTGTGGTATTTGTGCAGCGGTGTGCCCAAGGGGGGTGTTGCGGTTGGAGAACAGTGCTTTGGACCTGCATACCCGGGCAGAAGCGGTGCGGGTCATTCGGATTGATGTGGATAAAGGAGTGGCTTTGAGCGAATAA
- a CDS encoding type II toxin-antitoxin system VapC family toxin, which translates to MESSGVLVDTSIVIDYLRSHNRAQTNFIKLFKDNRLYLSTISVFELLNGSTSEAKRLDVETVCVEINILDFNIDTAKIASEIYRDLRTKNQLIEFRDILIAASALQYDLPLATLNRKHFERVNGVIIL; encoded by the coding sequence ATGGAAAGTAGTGGAGTTTTAGTTGATACGTCAATTGTGATTGATTACCTTCGTAGCCATAATCGAGCACAAACAAACTTTATCAAATTATTCAAAGACAACAGGCTTTATTTGTCTACCATTTCGGTATTCGAGCTTTTAAATGGTTCTACTTCAGAGGCTAAAAGATTAGATGTTGAAACGGTTTGTGTGGAAATCAATATCCTGGATTTCAATATCGATACCGCCAAAATCGCCAGCGAAATTTATCGCGACCTACGTACCAAAAATCAACTCATCGAATTCAGGGATATTTTAATTGCGGCAAGTGCACTGCAGTATGATTTGCCGTTGGCTACACTTAATCGTAAGCATTTTGAGCGAGTGAATGGGGTAATCATTTTGTAA